A genomic stretch from Candidatus Schekmanbacteria bacterium includes:
- a CDS encoding ROK family protein gives MITQNKKKKHLVAAIDYGGTKILAGIIDDKGKIISSRKVLTPDNVSKEIIIKTSANLLEEVCRESEISVQDTLGIGIAAPGIVSSKSEMLLYAPNWKIRNFDFKKIFEKRFGVKVRVANDINAAAVAELNLGHGKREKSFFWITISTGIGGALVLDGKLITGKRGLAGEIGHINIKENGPLCKCGKRGCLEAISSGPAILNTAIERIGTHGKKKNTRLELAGLTTQKIVEAANKGDKLAYEIINETSREIARGISYIVNLADIDLMVLGGGVILKNPLMFRLIKKHIRGFIYEADKRDFRLTLPKFGYDSCLIGAASLILFDGK, from the coding sequence ATGATAACTCAAAATAAAAAAAAGAAACACCTTGTCGCAGCCATTGATTACGGCGGCACGAAGATACTTGCCGGAATAATCGACGACAAAGGAAAAATCATTTCAAGCAGGAAAGTCCTGACTCCGGACAATGTAAGCAAAGAAATAATAATAAAAACATCTGCGAATCTTCTAGAAGAAGTCTGCCGCGAGTCTGAAATATCAGTACAGGACACACTCGGCATAGGAATTGCCGCTCCGGGAATAGTAAGCTCAAAGAGTGAAATGCTCCTCTATGCTCCTAACTGGAAAATAAGAAACTTTGACTTTAAAAAGATATTTGAAAAACGCTTTGGAGTAAAAGTCCGTGTTGCAAATGACATTAACGCCGCCGCTGTTGCAGAACTTAATCTTGGACATGGAAAGCGGGAGAAAAGTTTTTTCTGGATTACCATAAGCACCGGCATAGGAGGTGCTCTTGTGCTGGATGGAAAACTTATAACCGGAAAACGCGGACTTGCCGGCGAGATAGGTCACATTAATATAAAAGAGAACGGACCTCTGTGTAAATGCGGAAAACGCGGATGCCTTGAGGCAATTTCAAGCGGACCGGCCATCCTTAACACTGCCATTGAAAGAATCGGTACACATGGGAAAAAGAAAAACACAAGGCTTGAATTAGCCGGGTTAACCACCCAGAAAATTGTGGAAGCCGCAAACAAAGGTGATAAACTGGCCTACGAAATAATTAATGAAACTTCCCGCGAGATAGCGAGAGGGATTTCATATATCGTAAATCTCGCTGATATAGATCTTATGGTGCTTGGAGGGGGTGTGATTCTGAAAAACCCGCTAATGTTCAGACTGATCAAAAAGCATATCAGAGGATTTATCTACGAAGCAGATAAAAGGGATTTTCGCCTTACCCTTCCAAAATTCGGCTACGACTCATGCCTGATAGGAGCTGCATCACTGATATTGTTTGACGGAAAGTAA
- the tolQ gene encoding protein TolQ has translation MGLVLKAGPVVKIVLLALLAFSIISWAIIFSKSITYRRASKDSEKFLELFWKSKDLNVVDDNIFQFKHSPIAHVFHTGYQEFKRINTASLGKHEGNLESMVSPAAVASRVDGIDNIGRSLRRACVSEITKLEGSLTFLATTGSTAPFIGLFGTVWGIMTSFHGIGLKGSASLAVVAPGISEALIATAVGLGAAIPAVVAYNYLLRKVKVISNEMDSFSSDFLNIIKRYLMEDSRRPEIWNQ, from the coding sequence ATAGGACTTGTCTTGAAAGCAGGTCCGGTTGTTAAAATAGTCCTGCTTGCGCTTTTAGCATTTTCAATAATTTCATGGGCAATAATTTTTTCCAAGAGCATTACGTACAGAAGGGCGTCAAAAGACAGTGAGAAATTTCTTGAACTTTTCTGGAAGAGCAAGGACCTCAATGTAGTTGATGACAATATCTTCCAGTTCAAACACTCACCTATAGCGCATGTATTCCATACAGGATATCAGGAGTTCAAGAGGATTAACACAGCTTCCCTGGGAAAACACGAAGGGAATCTTGAGAGCATGGTTTCACCGGCTGCAGTTGCAAGCCGGGTTGACGGAATAGATAATATCGGCAGGTCCCTTCGACGCGCCTGTGTCTCAGAGATAACCAAGCTTGAAGGCTCGCTGACTTTCCTTGCCACGACAGGAAGTACAGCGCCTTTTATCGGACTCTTTGGAACTGTATGGGGCATTATGACTTCCTTCCACGGAATCGGGCTGAAAGGTTCGGCATCGCTTGCGGTTGTTGCTCCGGGTATATCGGAGGCACTCATCGCGACTGCTGTCGGATTGGGAGCAGCTATACCTGCGGTTGTGGCATACAATTACCTCCTGCGAAAAGTTAAAGTCATCTCAAATGAGATGGACAGCTTTTCTTCGGATTTTTTGAATATTATTAAGCGTTACCTCATGGAAGACTCAAGGAGACCTGAGATATGGAACCAATGA
- the tolR gene encoding protein TolR, with amino-acid sequence MKSDMTTLSEINVTPFVDVMLVLLIIFMVTAPMLFQGVDVDLPEANAKNNIELSKEELVLSVTKDRKIFLNKVPVTIDELPGKLEKLASDRKGENLFLRSDKDVPYGFVVRIMAMARSAGITRLGMVTEEEQEGQRK; translated from the coding sequence ATGAAATCTGACATGACAACGCTGTCGGAAATAAACGTAACGCCTTTCGTTGATGTCATGCTTGTTCTTCTTATAATATTCATGGTCACGGCGCCTATGCTTTTTCAGGGAGTTGATGTGGACCTTCCAGAGGCAAATGCAAAAAACAATATAGAGCTCAGCAAGGAAGAACTTGTATTGAGCGTAACCAAGGACAGGAAAATATTCCTTAACAAGGTTCCCGTAACTATTGATGAGCTTCCTGGAAAACTTGAAAAGCTTGCTTCCGACAGGAAAGGAGAGAACCTTTTCCTCCGTTCTGACAAAGATGTCCCTTATGGCTTTGTAGTCAGAATAATGGCTATGGCAAGAAGTGCAGGGATAACGAGGCTCGGAATGGTGACAGAAGAAGAACAGGAAGGTCAGAGAAAATGA
- a CDS encoding TonB family protein, producing the protein MRKKWPALTTEKKGLIASILLHSVFLILLIYSSGFENRYYQPFKSISVNIINMAGVKERAAPGGPEKIAVQTGGMPESEKKAPPKANEEKNIKIKEVKKILPQKEEPKKSAVSLLAKKKKEDLKKSESVKQKSQEKKESAAEQVARTEDDMDRIMSKIDKVSQQVEKGRAAGNAGGGGTGMSGGDVTLDDIRYKLYYDRIWSKIKESWILPDIPGMDVKSMSVVISVKISKNGEIIEKSFEKKSGSTLFDESAMRAILKANPLPPLPEGFKVDTLDIGVRFTPE; encoded by the coding sequence ATGAGAAAAAAATGGCCGGCATTGACAACAGAAAAAAAAGGTCTTATCGCATCTATACTTCTGCATTCAGTTTTCCTCATTCTGCTAATATATTCGTCAGGTTTTGAAAACAGATATTACCAGCCCTTCAAATCCATTTCTGTAAACATAATAAACATGGCGGGTGTGAAGGAGCGAGCCGCGCCGGGAGGGCCGGAAAAAATTGCCGTACAGACTGGCGGCATGCCTGAATCTGAAAAGAAAGCACCTCCAAAAGCCAACGAAGAGAAGAATATAAAGATAAAAGAGGTTAAAAAAATCCTGCCTCAAAAGGAGGAACCGAAAAAGTCCGCTGTTTCATTGCTGGCAAAGAAAAAAAAAGAAGACCTTAAGAAGTCAGAGTCCGTAAAACAAAAATCTCAGGAGAAAAAGGAAAGTGCTGCAGAACAAGTGGCAAGGACTGAAGATGATATGGACCGAATAATGAGCAAGATCGACAAGGTGAGCCAGCAGGTAGAAAAGGGAAGGGCTGCGGGTAATGCAGGCGGTGGAGGAACTGGAATGTCTGGAGGCGATGTTACTCTGGATGATATAAGGTATAAACTTTATTATGACAGGATATGGTCAAAGATAAAAGAGTCATGGATACTTCCGGATATCCCGGGAATGGATGTTAAATCAATGTCCGTGGTAATTTCAGTAAAGATAAGCAAAAATGGAGAGATAATAGAAAAGTCCTTTGAAAAAAAATCGGGAAGTACATTGTTTGATGAGTCTGCGATGAGGGCAATTTTAAAGGCCAATCCTCTGCCTCCTCTCCCGGAAGGATTTAAAGTTGATACATTGGATATAGGGGTGAGGTTTACTCCGGAATGA
- the tolB gene encoding Tol-Pal system beta propeller repeat protein TolB has translation MIKNKLNKMTRKKQFLYFCILIVLCLYPAIDGYTEKVYIDITSPYSRKIPVVIGRVEMEGTPARPDLPEKMRIVMNDDLDFSGFFIVRKNENTKDNAFTIEQNILKWKKEGVSLFVASKVLNSSGKMAVEFRLYDVVEERFIVGRRYNGREEDYERMAHRFCDEILDQISGIRGPFETRIAYVSEKKGIRNLIISDYNGKNPKVVTNCKSIMTTPIWSSDGSKVIYNAYRNGKSALYIVDLVSGTEKKVNVPGSLCLPGDWSPDGSKVAITLSIDGNSDIYLLDVATGKVSNITKSRYIEVSPTWSPDGKKIAFNSNRHGTPQIFVIDLSSSDVKRITYSGNYNTSPDWSPNGDKIVFTAKTGDKFDIAMISPAGNGIKYLTSNSGDNESPSWSPDGRYIVFTSSREGEYKIFVMTADGGNQRKIGTSGGKEITPHWSPYRYSH, from the coding sequence ATGATAAAAAATAAATTGAACAAAATGACCAGAAAAAAACAGTTCTTATATTTTTGTATATTAATTGTTCTCTGCCTTTATCCCGCAATTGATGGATATACTGAGAAGGTATATATTGATATTACATCTCCATATTCAAGAAAAATTCCTGTTGTTATAGGACGGGTTGAAATGGAAGGAACTCCGGCAAGGCCAGACCTTCCGGAAAAGATGAGAATAGTTATGAATGACGACCTTGACTTTTCCGGATTCTTCATAGTAAGGAAAAATGAAAATACCAAAGATAATGCTTTTACGATTGAACAAAACATCTTAAAATGGAAGAAAGAAGGTGTGTCGTTGTTTGTGGCAAGCAAAGTCTTAAATTCTTCCGGTAAAATGGCAGTTGAGTTCAGGCTCTATGATGTAGTTGAAGAACGTTTTATTGTGGGGAGAAGATATAATGGAAGAGAAGAAGACTATGAGAGGATGGCGCATCGTTTCTGCGATGAGATACTTGACCAGATAAGCGGTATCAGGGGTCCATTTGAAACAAGGATAGCCTATGTGTCGGAGAAAAAAGGAATAAGAAATCTTATTATTTCTGATTATAATGGGAAAAATCCAAAAGTTGTAACGAACTGTAAAAGCATAATGACAACCCCGATATGGTCCAGCGATGGATCAAAGGTTATTTATAATGCATACAGGAACGGGAAATCGGCGCTATATATTGTTGACCTCGTCTCAGGAACTGAGAAAAAGGTCAATGTGCCTGGGAGTCTTTGCCTGCCGGGAGACTGGTCGCCTGACGGCAGTAAGGTTGCCATTACATTGAGTATTGACGGGAATTCAGACATATATCTGCTTGATGTTGCAACAGGAAAGGTTTCAAACATTACAAAAAGCAGATATATCGAAGTTTCGCCGACATGGTCTCCGGATGGGAAAAAGATTGCCTTCAATTCGAACCGTCACGGAACACCGCAGATCTTTGTTATAGATTTGAGCAGCAGCGATGTTAAAAGGATAACTTATAGCGGAAATTATAATACTTCACCGGACTGGTCGCCGAATGGCGACAAAATAGTTTTTACAGCAAAAACAGGTGATAAATTCGATATTGCTATGATAAGCCCTGCAGGAAACGGGATAAAATATCTGACCAGTAATTCAGGGGATAATGAGTCTCCATCATGGTCGCCTGATGGAAGATATATTGTCTTTACATCAAGCAGGGAAGGAGAGTATAAAATATTTGTAATGACTGCCGATGGCGGAAACCAACGCAAGATCGGAACAAGCGGCGGGAAAGAGATAACACCACATTGGTCGCCATATCGCTATTCACATTGA
- the pal gene encoding peptidoglycan-associated lipoprotein Pal, whose translation MLYRKPDRLLIVLFISAFLPLLFMSSCTKKQVVKEEAAPVEQAVKEEAKEQPAETQVEEKEAAIDEESLKSDLKRQIESKLQDVFFDYDRYDLTDSSMKKLEANAAVMKSNPSASLIIEGHCDERGTVEYNLVLGDKRANTAKNYLVTLGIDSSRIDAISYGRERPFDSGHSEIAWAKNRRAHFVVK comes from the coding sequence ATGCTATACAGGAAGCCTGATCGCCTTTTAATCGTTCTATTTATATCAGCCTTTTTGCCGCTTTTATTCATGTCGTCATGTACAAAAAAACAGGTTGTAAAGGAGGAGGCTGCACCCGTTGAACAGGCTGTAAAAGAAGAAGCAAAAGAGCAGCCTGCTGAGACACAGGTTGAAGAAAAGGAAGCTGCGATTGATGAAGAGTCATTGAAAAGCGATCTTAAGCGTCAAATAGAAAGCAAACTCCAGGATGTTTTTTTTGACTATGACAGATATGATCTCACAGACTCATCAATGAAGAAACTTGAAGCTAATGCGGCAGTAATGAAATCTAATCCATCAGCCTCACTGATCATTGAAGGGCACTGCGACGAGCGCGGCACAGTTGAATACAATCTGGTGCTCGGTGACAAGAGGGCAAATACTGCGAAAAATTATCTTGTTACCTTAGGCATAGACTCTTCAAGAATAGATGCAATCAGCTATGGCAGAGAGAGACCTTTTGATTCCGGTCATAGCGAAATAGCATGGGCAAAAAACAGGCGTGCACATTTTGTAGTGAAATAA
- the ybgF gene encoding tol-pal system protein YbgF — MLLSVPVFLLTSCALKQDVDVMGQNVGSIDSRLKRVEEKASRVDVEALKKDFNEMSDFIRKQHARIEADMDKLFSEISNLQGEISKPGSMNEMNEKISQEMKDIKVQVNDLNARISAIELLSHQQGEENRSGTQGMSANEDDSGNLSVKEQVYEDAYNNYLNSQYPAAIDDFLKYLKENPGGENSANAQYWLGECYFSSGKYDEAITEFGKLLKNYSDSPKVPAAYLKIGYSFMAKGDKNAAKDAFQVVIDKFPKTEEARTAGEELKAGGGK, encoded by the coding sequence TTGCTTCTGTCTGTCCCGGTTTTTCTGCTTACTTCGTGCGCCTTGAAGCAGGATGTTGATGTTATGGGGCAGAATGTTGGATCTATTGATTCACGGCTTAAGAGAGTCGAGGAGAAGGCCTCAAGGGTTGATGTTGAGGCTTTGAAAAAAGATTTTAATGAAATGTCGGATTTTATAAGAAAGCAGCATGCCAGAATTGAAGCTGACATGGACAAGCTTTTCAGCGAAATTTCAAATTTGCAGGGAGAGATAAGCAAACCCGGCAGTATGAATGAAATGAACGAAAAGATTAGCCAGGAGATGAAAGACATCAAAGTTCAGGTAAATGATTTAAACGCAAGGATTTCTGCAATAGAGCTGCTCTCGCATCAGCAAGGCGAGGAGAATCGCTCTGGAACACAGGGGATGTCTGCAAACGAAGATGATAGCGGCAATCTATCTGTTAAAGAACAGGTTTATGAGGATGCCTATAATAATTATTTGAATTCACAATACCCGGCAGCTATTGATGATTTTTTAAAGTATTTAAAAGAAAATCCTGGCGGTGAAAACTCTGCAAATGCCCAGTACTGGCTTGGGGAATGTTATTTTTCTTCAGGCAAGTATGATGAAGCGATAACAGAGTTCGGGAAACTCCTTAAAAACTATTCCGATTCACCAAAAGTTCCGGCAGCATATCTTAAAATTGGATATTCCTTTATGGCGAAAGGGGACAAGAACGCTGCAAAAGATGCTTTTCAGGTAGTTATTGATAAGTTCCCAAAAACTGAAGAAGCCAGGACTGCAGGTGAAGAGCTTAAGGCTGGGGGTGGAAAGTAA
- a CDS encoding SurA N-terminal domain-containing protein, with the protein MIKKPKYHFFLFCCPILLFLSLFVSFNASGAEVIDRVVAVVNDEPITLIELKRESIPLLAAIKDDPEGDAKKEKIKKIEEKVLDELIDQKLQLQEAKSMGISVGDETVNLAMEDQKKSYGLDDDQFIQSLKQENVTLEDFKERIRQQLTIMSLLNANIKPKVVITSSEIKDYYDKNIDLFTTEGSVTLDQLVIIHDKEEVQSNDVFENKIKEILVKSENGAPLENFEKEYETQFSLIRFQHLGEFKKNELSEDFKDAFNLKSGETMLIRTEKAYHIVKLISRKGASVKPFTVASEEIKDIIFSKKSEKILKNYIESLRNKAYIEKRL; encoded by the coding sequence ATGATTAAAAAACCAAAATACCATTTTTTCCTATTCTGCTGTCCCATACTTCTATTCCTGTCGCTATTCGTTTCTTTCAATGCAAGCGGCGCAGAGGTTATTGACAGAGTAGTGGCAGTGGTAAATGACGAACCTATAACCCTGATTGAGCTAAAGAGGGAAAGTATCCCGCTCCTTGCTGCCATTAAAGATGACCCTGAAGGAGATGCAAAAAAAGAAAAGATTAAAAAAATAGAAGAGAAAGTTCTAGATGAACTGATAGATCAAAAACTCCAGCTGCAGGAAGCAAAAAGCATGGGAATTTCAGTTGGAGATGAGACAGTTAATCTCGCTATGGAAGACCAGAAAAAATCATACGGTCTTGATGATGATCAGTTTATTCAATCCTTGAAGCAGGAAAATGTAACTTTGGAAGATTTCAAGGAACGCATAAGACAGCAGCTCACCATTATGTCGCTTCTCAATGCTAATATAAAACCAAAGGTAGTAATTACTTCAAGCGAAATAAAAGATTATTATGATAAAAACATCGATTTATTCACAACCGAAGGAAGTGTTACTCTTGATCAGCTCGTCATCATTCACGACAAAGAGGAAGTGCAGAGCAATGATGTTTTTGAAAACAAGATAAAGGAAATCCTGGTAAAATCAGAAAATGGAGCTCCCCTTGAAAATTTTGAAAAGGAATATGAAACACAGTTTTCCCTTATAAGATTCCAGCACCTCGGGGAGTTCAAGAAAAATGAGTTGTCTGAGGATTTCAAGGACGCATTTAATCTTAAATCAGGCGAGACTATGCTGATAAGAACTGAAAAAGCGTACCATATCGTCAAGCTTATAAGCCGGAAAGGGGCATCAGTAAAGCCTTTCACGGTAGCAAGCGAGGAAATAAAAGACATCATATTCAGCAAAAAAAGTGAAAAAATCCTCAAAAACTATATAGAGTCTTTACGCAACAAAGCATATATTGAAAAACGTCTCTAA
- the alaS gene encoding alanine--tRNA ligase — MTGKDVRQSFLTYFEERGHKVLSSSSLVPQKDPTLLFTNAGMVQFKSIFLGEEVRDYKRATTVQKCVRAGGKHNDLEVVGKTNRHHTFFEMLGNFSFGDYFKEQAIEFGWELLTDVLKLPKDRLWVTVYKDDDEAHKLWATKMGVPESRIVGMGEKDNFWQMGDTGPCGPCSEIIIDQGPGTGCGKPECALGCDCDRYLELWNLVFMQFNRSQEGILTPLPKPSIDTGMGLERATAILQGVGSNFDTDLFKPLIETVCSIAGCKYAVDPVNDVSIRVIIDHARAATFLISDGVLPSNEGRGYVLRRILRRALRHGKMLGIERQFFSELCLGVIDFMSEPYSELLGAKSSITGIVQNEEKKFAATLTQGLEMLHSLIEELRGKSRDINRFPGEMAFKLYDTYGFPIDLTAEILKDFQIDIDYEDFAHHMEAQKSMARKSRDAKMGESSQEAVRKLLEGVKETLFLGYEKNIADASVVKIIKDGKTVKSVNKGEKADIILDATTFYGESGGQVGDTGTIFSNGTLFTVTSAIKPFGGIIIHQGTVTEGSLTEGMKVTCNIDEERRGSIRLNHTSTHILHSALKQIIGSHVNQAGSLVAPDRFRFDFTHFSRLEDDELEQIEELVNKVIRENLPVKTDIMKIEDAIKEGATALFDEKYSDTVRVVKVNTFSRELCGGTHINATGDIGFFKIISEKAVASGVRRIEGCTGKEAYALVKGLEKKIDNIAGLLKTGRENVLEKISKLLETQKKLEKEIEFLRASGSKQSVAGFADMKREINGIQVITGKIPCSSIQEQRTLTEEALRKIASGIVVSGADFDGKVSIIGAVSKDLTNRFSASDMVKTIAPIIDGSGGGRADFAQAGGKNAAALDAALNKIYEIIENKK, encoded by the coding sequence TTGACAGGCAAAGATGTAAGGCAAAGTTTTCTGACATATTTCGAGGAACGTGGACACAAAGTGCTCTCTTCATCCTCTCTCGTTCCCCAGAAAGACCCTACCCTGCTTTTTACCAATGCCGGAATGGTACAGTTCAAGAGCATATTTCTCGGCGAAGAAGTAAGGGATTACAAGCGGGCAACGACAGTGCAGAAATGCGTCCGCGCAGGGGGAAAGCACAATGACCTTGAAGTCGTAGGCAAAACAAACCGCCACCATACGTTCTTTGAAATGCTCGGAAATTTCTCATTCGGAGATTACTTCAAAGAACAAGCGATAGAGTTCGGCTGGGAACTGCTGACTGATGTTTTAAAACTCCCCAAAGACAGGCTCTGGGTTACAGTCTATAAAGATGACGATGAAGCGCATAAACTCTGGGCGACGAAGATGGGAGTCCCGGAGAGCAGGATTGTCGGAATGGGAGAAAAAGACAACTTCTGGCAGATGGGGGACACAGGGCCATGCGGTCCATGCTCGGAAATAATAATAGACCAGGGTCCGGGAACAGGATGCGGAAAACCTGAGTGCGCATTGGGCTGTGACTGCGACAGATACCTTGAACTCTGGAACCTTGTTTTCATGCAATTTAACCGAAGTCAGGAAGGCATACTCACACCTCTTCCCAAACCAAGCATCGACACAGGAATGGGGCTTGAAAGAGCTACAGCTATACTTCAGGGAGTGGGCTCTAACTTCGACACCGACCTATTTAAACCACTTATAGAAACAGTATGCAGTATCGCAGGGTGCAAATATGCTGTTGACCCGGTAAATGATGTTTCAATCAGGGTCATCATTGATCATGCAAGGGCAGCGACCTTTCTTATATCAGATGGAGTGCTCCCGTCCAATGAAGGGCGCGGATATGTCCTGAGGAGGATACTTCGGAGAGCACTTCGTCACGGGAAGATGCTCGGTATCGAAAGGCAGTTTTTCAGCGAACTCTGCCTCGGCGTAATTGATTTCATGTCAGAACCCTATTCAGAACTGCTCGGGGCAAAAAGTTCAATCACAGGTATCGTACAGAACGAGGAAAAGAAATTTGCTGCAACTCTGACACAGGGTTTGGAAATGCTTCATTCATTAATAGAGGAGCTTAGAGGGAAAAGCAGAGATATAAACAGATTCCCCGGAGAAATGGCTTTCAAACTTTATGATACTTACGGATTCCCAATTGATCTCACAGCAGAGATACTGAAAGATTTCCAGATTGACATTGATTATGAGGATTTTGCCCATCACATGGAAGCACAAAAGTCAATGGCGCGGAAATCACGTGACGCCAAAATGGGGGAATCCTCTCAGGAAGCAGTACGCAAACTCCTTGAGGGAGTAAAAGAGACACTTTTCCTCGGATATGAAAAAAATATAGCTGACGCATCAGTGGTTAAAATAATAAAGGATGGCAAAACTGTAAAATCAGTCAATAAAGGCGAGAAGGCTGACATTATTCTGGATGCCACCACTTTTTACGGCGAATCAGGTGGTCAGGTTGGCGACACCGGGACAATCTTTTCAAACGGAACTCTCTTTACTGTAACGAGTGCAATAAAACCATTCGGAGGAATAATAATACATCAGGGTACTGTAACAGAAGGTTCACTCACCGAAGGGATGAAGGTAACATGCAATATAGATGAAGAAAGACGCGGGAGCATCAGACTCAATCACACTTCTACACACATACTCCATTCGGCGCTGAAACAGATAATCGGCTCACATGTAAATCAGGCAGGTTCCCTTGTAGCGCCGGACAGGTTCAGATTCGACTTTACGCATTTCTCAAGACTTGAGGATGATGAGCTTGAGCAGATTGAAGAGCTTGTTAACAAGGTAATAAGAGAAAACCTTCCTGTCAAAACAGACATAATGAAGATAGAAGATGCTATAAAAGAAGGGGCGACAGCGCTCTTTGATGAGAAATATTCTGACACAGTGCGTGTGGTAAAGGTCAACACTTTCAGCCGCGAACTATGCGGAGGCACCCACATAAACGCTACAGGGGATATTGGATTCTTTAAGATAATCTCTGAAAAAGCGGTAGCAAGCGGAGTACGCAGGATTGAGGGCTGTACAGGGAAAGAAGCATATGCTCTGGTTAAAGGCCTGGAAAAGAAAATAGATAATATCGCGGGCCTTCTTAAAACAGGAAGGGAGAATGTCTTAGAAAAAATAAGCAAGCTTCTTGAGACGCAAAAGAAACTTGAAAAAGAAATCGAATTCCTGAGGGCATCAGGGTCAAAACAGAGTGTTGCAGGTTTTGCAGATATGAAAAGAGAGATAAACGGCATACAGGTAATTACAGGGAAAATCCCCTGCTCATCAATACAGGAGCAGCGCACATTAACTGAAGAAGCTTTAAGGAAGATTGCCTCAGGTATAGTTGTAAGCGGTGCTGATTTTGATGGAAAGGTCTCGATCATTGGAGCTGTATCAAAGGACCTTACAAACAGATTCAGCGCATCAGATATGGTAAAAACAATCGCTCCAATAATTGACGGAAGCGGAGGGGGAAGAGCAGATTTTGCACAGGCTGGAGGTAAAAATGCCGCAGCACTTGACGCTGCGCTAAATAAAATATACGAAATCATTGAAAATAAAAAATGA
- a CDS encoding nitrogenase component 1, translated as MHDYDNEKGRHHCGIAGDARTGTFSGKVSDFLRLMLSEDVTYVNRKSCQSLNTPIMSLCPMYAAYTLLYRIKGSICLVHGPIGCSMNRNIVSFLGGEIQYLAPEISDPSEHKAYTTNINEQDIIFGGEEKLFDAIVEITNRISPRVIWVFRTCPTSITGDDVASVAARAEKKTGCTVKGINCEGLKSADWRKGYSLAYEKLIEMLRVPEVKNDAVNIINMASVTRADMNEFNRVFSRMDIVPSYMPYYSSIDEIEKAAESSFNAVICGSGGNFFAGMMKEKFKMDYVSGLQPLGIGESRKWFGSIAEMAGKGEKVVNDEADSANREIEKYKELLNGKRAFIAGGSERALAVLNLCIETGMKPIGISLYHFDKNTAFRLKEITDGYGEDFQIFAGQNLHEQEKFLKETKVDLFLGNRMVNNRIMALNIPSMPLNNYGSTGPHLGFKGALSFASQMAKAVMSPRALILDKLAEYLNE; from the coding sequence ATGCATGATTATGACAATGAAAAAGGAAGGCATCACTGTGGAATTGCGGGTGATGCGCGGACGGGAACGTTTTCGGGGAAGGTGAGTGATTTTCTCCGCTTGATGCTTTCCGAGGACGTGACTTACGTAAACAGGAAATCCTGTCAGTCGTTAAACACTCCGATCATGAGTCTTTGCCCCATGTATGCGGCATATACGCTTCTTTACAGGATAAAGGGAAGCATCTGTCTTGTCCATGGTCCGATAGGATGCTCTATGAACAGGAACATAGTTTCATTCCTTGGTGGAGAGATCCAATATCTCGCCCCTGAAATCTCAGATCCTTCTGAGCACAAGGCGTACACTACAAACATAAACGAGCAGGACATTATATTCGGGGGAGAAGAGAAGCTCTTCGATGCCATAGTTGAAATCACGAATCGGATTTCCCCGAGGGTGATATGGGTTTTCAGGACCTGCCCCACTTCAATAACCGGAGATGATGTCGCTTCAGTGGCAGCGCGGGCTGAAAAGAAAACCGGATGCACTGTTAAAGGGATTAACTGTGAAGGGCTTAAAAGCGCAGACTGGCGAAAGGGATATAGTCTTGCCTATGAGAAACTTATAGAGATGCTTAGAGTGCCTGAAGTAAAAAACGACGCAGTTAACATCATAAACATGGCATCAGTAACCCGCGCTGACATGAACGAGTTCAACAGAGTTTTTTCGCGGATGGATATAGTTCCTTCCTATATGCCATATTATTCTTCGATTGATGAGATCGAGAAAGCGGCAGAATCATCTTTTAATGCGGTGATTTGTGGGTCAGGTGGGAATTTCTTTGCCGGGATGATGAAAGAAAAATTTAAAATGGATTATGTCTCAGGCCTCCAGCCATTGGGAATAGGTGAAAGCAGGAAATGGTTTGGTTCGATAGCAGAGATGGCGGGGAAGGGGGAGAAAGTTGTAAACGATGAAGCAGATTCAGCAAATAGAGAGATTGAAAAATACAAAGAGCTCTTAAATGGAAAACGAGCTTTCATCGCAGGAGGTTCAGAAAGAGCACTTGCAGTTCTTAATTTGTGTATTGAAACAGGTATGAAACCAATAGGTATTTCATTATATCACTTTGATAAAAATACCGCTTTCAGGTTAAAGGAAATTACTGATGGGTACGGCGAAGATTTTCAGATCTTTGCGGGACAGAATCTACACGAACAGGAAAAGTTTTTAAAGGAAACAAAAGTCGATCTGTTTCTTGGCAACAGGATGGTGAATAACAGGATAATGGCTTTGAACATCCCCTCTATGCCTCTTAATAATTATGGCTCAACAGGTCCGCACCTCGGTTTTAAAGGAGCTCTATCATTTGCGAGCCAGATGGCAAAGGCGGTAATGTCTCCAAGGGCCCTGATTCTTGATAAGCTTGCAGAGTATTTAAATGAATGA